Proteins from a single region of Sphaerochaeta globosa str. Buddy:
- a CDS encoding ABC transporter ATP-binding protein — translation MAELVLKCTDVCMSFGGVKAVDTFSMSLNPGEIRGIIGPNGAGKTTIFNVLSRIYQQDAGSILFKGQCIDAKDQVTVARMGLARTFQNIRLFSGLSVLENVKVSLDYAGKYSFFEAMFLLPRRFKQEKLTTERASKCLEVLNLEQYASLRPANLAYGLQRRVEIARALVCEPSVLLLDEPAAGLNPEEVFELIDFIQQIKGLYPQIAILVIEHRMDLIMNLCQYLYVQNFGTTIAEGTPTEIQTNEAVLSAYLGEEE, via the coding sequence ATGGCTGAACTCGTTCTGAAGTGTACCGATGTGTGTATGTCATTTGGAGGCGTAAAAGCAGTTGATACATTCTCCATGTCCTTGAATCCAGGAGAAATTCGAGGGATTATTGGACCTAATGGTGCAGGTAAAACTACTATCTTCAATGTACTTTCCCGCATCTATCAACAGGATGCTGGAAGCATCCTGTTCAAGGGCCAATGTATAGATGCCAAGGACCAAGTTACCGTAGCAAGAATGGGATTGGCTCGTACCTTTCAAAATATTCGCCTGTTCAGTGGTCTTTCAGTTTTGGAGAATGTGAAGGTATCCTTGGATTATGCAGGAAAATACTCCTTCTTCGAAGCTATGTTTCTCCTTCCTCGAAGGTTCAAACAAGAAAAATTGACAACTGAACGAGCTTCGAAATGTCTGGAAGTTTTGAACCTTGAACAATATGCATCCCTTCGTCCTGCGAATTTGGCATATGGACTGCAACGGAGAGTGGAGATTGCCAGGGCTTTGGTTTGTGAGCCCAGTGTCTTGCTTCTGGATGAGCCTGCTGCCGGATTGAATCCTGAAGAGGTATTTGAACTGATAGATTTTATTCAACAAATCAAGGGATTGTATCCACAGATTGCCATTTTGGTGATTGAGCATAGGATGGATCTCATCATGAATCTCTGCCAGTACCTGTACGTTCAGAATTTTGGTACTACCATTGCTGAAGGAACCCCTACAGAAATCCAGACAAATGAAGCAGTTCTTTCTGCATACTTGGGTGAGGAGGAATAA
- a CDS encoding branched-chain amino acid ABC transporter permease, translated as MSSYQLGLIMNSCISIIGVTGVFAITSLAGMFSLGQAAYLAIGSYVTFILARMFNLPIFVTSVAGIGLSALCAYVISVPTLKLRKDYFALITMGFGQMITATIVLLERYTNGSIGYSRIPKVNHLVWVILGITALVVFCVRNLKYSRFGRMCIALKTDEIAAKSFGIDVYRLKLRMYVLASAIAGIAGILYGLKNRVILPDSFGWNLSAEMQIFLFFGGTNSITGAVFAGALLKLLPELFRTVTLFGQSLQEYRTIIYCVLILLIINFRPSGVFGEYELSLRAIKRFVIRNRKESNNG; from the coding sequence ATGAGCAGTTATCAACTTGGATTAATCATGAACTCCTGTATCTCAATCATCGGTGTAACCGGTGTATTTGCAATTACTTCCTTGGCAGGAATGTTTTCTTTAGGGCAAGCAGCATATTTGGCAATCGGGTCTTACGTTACCTTCATTCTTGCACGAATGTTCAACCTGCCTATATTCGTAACATCTGTCGCTGGTATCGGATTAAGTGCCTTGTGTGCGTATGTCATAAGCGTTCCTACCCTCAAGTTAAGAAAAGACTATTTCGCATTAATTACCATGGGATTTGGACAGATGATTACAGCCACCATCGTACTTTTGGAACGGTATACAAATGGTTCAATCGGGTATTCCAGAATTCCGAAGGTGAATCATCTTGTCTGGGTGATTCTTGGAATTACTGCCTTGGTAGTGTTCTGTGTTCGCAACCTAAAGTATTCTAGGTTCGGCAGAATGTGCATCGCTCTAAAAACTGACGAAATTGCTGCAAAAAGTTTCGGGATTGACGTTTACCGCTTGAAACTGCGTATGTATGTGCTTGCTTCTGCAATCGCGGGTATTGCCGGAATTCTCTATGGTTTGAAAAATCGTGTTATCCTGCCTGATTCCTTTGGTTGGAATCTTTCTGCGGAAATGCAGATTTTCCTTTTCTTCGGAGGCACTAATTCAATTACTGGAGCAGTTTTTGCAGGTGCTCTTCTGAAATTATTACCCGAACTTTTCAGGACTGTGACGCTTTTCGGGCAGAGCCTTCAGGAGTACCGGACGATCATATACTGTGTACTGATTCTTCTCATAATCAATTTTAGGCCAAGTGGTGTGTTTGGCGAGTATGAGCTCTCACTTCGAGCCATTAAACGCTTTGTCATAAGAAACCGGAAGGAGAGCAACAATGGCTGA
- a CDS encoding branched-chain amino acid ABC transporter permease, whose translation MVAQLLINGISLGAVYALIAVGFAVVFSVLKFSNFAHGGMISACAYIGFFFQRSFDPAPSILVTILFTGLCGMGIALLLDLIAYRSIRKNKSPNIYYFLSSLTISIIIEQILNIGYSKNPYAYPNIFSSNFFMIGSLRVSTMDTMIMAISLLILMLMILVITKTKMGLAIRAVAINADTSRLMGINSGVVVVMVFIIAGFLAGVSGVLLGAKYSVYPDLGQTMMIKGFIASVIGGLGSLGGAIAAAVLLGVLEIFWTYFFGAFSAPVMLFILMLLFLFIRPQGIAGKFAKEKV comes from the coding sequence ATGGTAGCGCAACTTTTGATTAATGGAATTTCCCTTGGAGCTGTGTACGCTTTGATTGCCGTAGGGTTTGCGGTAGTCTTCAGTGTCCTTAAATTCAGTAACTTTGCTCATGGTGGGATGATAAGCGCGTGTGCATATATTGGATTTTTTTTCCAGCGATCGTTCGACCCAGCACCCTCCATACTCGTGACTATACTGTTTACAGGGCTTTGTGGAATGGGTATCGCACTGTTGCTGGATTTGATTGCTTATCGGAGCATACGAAAAAACAAGAGTCCGAACATCTATTATTTTCTCTCCTCCTTGACGATTTCCATAATCATCGAACAGATTCTCAATATCGGCTACAGCAAAAATCCCTATGCCTATCCAAATATTTTCTCAAGCAACTTTTTTATGATCGGGTCTCTGCGGGTTTCAACCATGGACACGATGATCATGGCAATTTCTCTTTTGATTTTGATGCTGATGATACTAGTAATTACAAAAACCAAGATGGGACTGGCAATCCGAGCCGTTGCGATCAATGCCGACACCAGTAGGTTGATGGGAATAAATAGTGGGGTTGTGGTTGTGATGGTTTTTATTATCGCAGGTTTTCTAGCAGGAGTGAGCGGCGTCCTGCTGGGTGCAAAATATTCAGTATATCCAGATTTAGGACAGACTATGATGATCAAGGGCTTTATTGCCAGTGTAATTGGCGGCCTAGGCAGTCTAGGAGGAGCAATTGCAGCTGCTGTTCTTCTTGGTGTACTTGAGATTTTCTGGACGTATTTCTTTGGGGCTTTTTCTGCTCCGGTTATGTTATTCATTTTGATGTTGCTTTTCTTGTTTATCAGGCCACAGGGTATTGCCGGAAAATTCGCTAAGGAAAAGGTATAG
- a CDS encoding ABC transporter substrate-binding protein, which yields MKKLIVFMLLLGLTFSVFAGGATEQSSLKGEGPIKIGSIQDLSGGASTAGQPNAWGAEYAVKVINEKGGINGRMLEITTMDCKNDAAEGVMAYRKLVDEVGVAAIIGPPLSNPAAAWVELSEEDSIPIVGHFMDEVCTTNPDTGKPYPYMFLAEPSSAIQSYCMAEYALTKLGAKTAATLYNPGNAFAKSQAAPFVQYMNANGGKVVSEQTFSWTDKDYSAQAIKIVAAKPDVVFLCDYLPQNVTSYDALRDAGFKGAIIGANTLSLPFATMVKNKVNDVYFLQNYDMLNSNVGNINELVTKHMKETGTAAPAANVGFGWDAVQVLAQAMRMAKDPTDGKEVADLLRKTDNVMLSSGSTITIDPATHRPSNMGMYIADYDEKLSLRIVDFIKVN from the coding sequence ATGAAGAAGCTTATTGTTTTCATGCTTCTATTGGGCCTTACATTTTCTGTTTTTGCTGGAGGAGCAACTGAACAGAGTAGCCTGAAAGGTGAAGGACCTATAAAAATCGGAAGTATCCAAGATCTGAGTGGTGGAGCTTCTACAGCCGGCCAACCCAATGCATGGGGTGCCGAATATGCTGTAAAGGTCATTAACGAGAAAGGCGGCATCAATGGGCGTATGCTCGAGATTACTACCATGGACTGTAAAAACGATGCTGCCGAGGGCGTGATGGCCTATCGCAAGCTTGTTGATGAGGTTGGCGTTGCAGCCATTATCGGGCCTCCTCTGTCCAATCCGGCTGCCGCATGGGTAGAGCTTTCCGAAGAAGATAGTATTCCCATCGTTGGCCATTTCATGGATGAAGTCTGTACCACCAATCCTGATACGGGTAAACCTTACCCCTATATGTTCCTTGCAGAGCCCAGTAGTGCGATCCAAAGTTACTGCATGGCCGAATATGCCTTGACGAAGCTTGGTGCAAAAACCGCGGCTACACTGTACAACCCTGGTAATGCCTTTGCAAAAAGCCAAGCTGCTCCTTTTGTCCAATACATGAATGCTAATGGTGGAAAGGTAGTAAGTGAGCAGACCTTCTCATGGACAGATAAGGATTACAGCGCACAGGCTATAAAGATAGTGGCAGCTAAACCTGATGTTGTGTTCCTCTGTGATTATCTGCCGCAGAATGTTACCAGTTATGATGCATTGCGCGATGCCGGCTTCAAGGGTGCCATCATTGGTGCAAATACCTTGTCCCTTCCCTTTGCTACGATGGTAAAGAATAAGGTAAATGACGTCTATTTCTTACAGAACTATGACATGCTCAATTCAAATGTAGGGAATATCAACGAGCTGGTAACCAAGCACATGAAAGAGACCGGCACGGCAGCCCCAGCTGCAAATGTTGGCTTTGGTTGGGATGCGGTTCAAGTATTGGCCCAAGCAATGCGCATGGCAAAGGACCCGACTGATGGAAAAGAAGTTGCTGATCTTCTGCGTAAGACAGACAATGTAATGCTCAGCAGCGGTTCAACCATTACCATTGATCCTGCAACTCATCGACCCAGCAACATGGGAATGTACATTGCTGATTATGATGAGAAGTTGAGTCTTAGAATTGTTGATTTCATTAAGGTAAATTAA
- a CDS encoding dihydrodipicolinate synthase family protein → MHDHQAALRILAKGTVIPATPLALDDARMFDEKTQRLLMRYYLACGVGGIATAVHSTQFSIRDPEIHLFEPVISLIIDEIARFEAANNTCIVRVCGVCGPIEQALQEARLAKSLGYDAVLLSPGGLNHLSEESLIERTIQVASVIPVIGFYLQTAVGGRVFSYEYWQKLCEIPNLVAIKCASFNRYTTLDVVRAVACSSRHKQIALYTGNDDNIVHDLMDVFTFETPEGKRSVRFSGGLLGHWCIWTKKAVELHKLLGNAVDEGCIDASIIHLAAAVTDMNAAVFDPHHAFKGCIPGIHEVLRRQGIFKNRYCLDSEEDLSPGQSEELDRVIRSYPKLIDDSFILENLPHWKRDL, encoded by the coding sequence ATGCATGACCATCAAGCAGCGTTAAGAATTCTTGCCAAGGGTACGGTAATTCCAGCAACACCGCTTGCACTGGATGATGCAAGGATGTTCGATGAGAAAACTCAGCGATTGTTGATGCGTTACTATCTTGCTTGTGGAGTAGGTGGTATTGCCACAGCAGTCCACAGTACCCAATTCAGCATTCGAGATCCCGAGATACATCTGTTTGAACCAGTCATTTCGTTGATCATTGATGAGATAGCTCGCTTTGAGGCGGCCAACAACACTTGTATCGTGCGTGTATGTGGTGTATGCGGACCAATCGAGCAAGCCCTTCAGGAAGCTCGATTGGCGAAGTCTCTTGGCTATGACGCGGTATTGTTAAGCCCTGGTGGATTGAATCACCTTTCCGAGGAATCTCTAATTGAGCGGACAATACAAGTAGCCTCGGTAATTCCTGTCATAGGGTTTTATCTTCAGACCGCTGTCGGCGGACGCGTGTTTTCCTATGAATATTGGCAGAAACTGTGTGAGATTCCAAACCTGGTTGCAATTAAGTGCGCAAGTTTCAACCGATATACCACGCTCGATGTAGTACGCGCTGTTGCATGTTCCTCCCGGCACAAACAGATAGCACTTTATACCGGTAATGACGATAACATCGTTCATGATCTCATGGATGTTTTTACATTTGAAACACCTGAAGGCAAGCGTTCAGTTCGATTCTCCGGAGGACTGCTTGGGCATTGGTGTATCTGGACGAAGAAAGCTGTTGAGTTGCATAAACTGCTGGGAAATGCGGTGGATGAAGGTTGCATTGATGCTTCGATTATCCATCTTGCAGCAGCGGTGACTGATATGAACGCAGCGGTTTTTGATCCGCATCATGCGTTCAAGGGATGCATTCCCGGCATTCATGAGGTGCTTCGAAGGCAGGGAATATTCAAGAATCGATATTGCCTCGATAGTGAGGAAGATCTATCACCAGGGCAAAGTGAAGAGCTTGATCGGGTGATCAGAAGTTATCCCAAGCTTATTGATGATTCCTTTATTCTGGAAAATCTCCCGCATTGGAAGAGAGATTTGTAG
- a CDS encoding NAD-dependent epimerase/dehydratase family protein — MWDQVSLEKLLTKPSTRLVEDIKSMKGDIMILGAGGKMGPSVCLMAQHAINEAKLDKKVYAVSRFTNQEKRSQLEREGVVVLSCDLQKKDDLQALPEVENIIFMAGRKFGTDGNEWQTWGMNAVVPTLVCERFKKSRFVVFSSGNIYPLVTASSGGASESTPCRPLGEYPQSCLARERIFEYYAKTCGTKVLIYRLSYAIALEYGVISDIARKVYNQIPLDLGNGCFNCIWQADANEYAIRSLLLADNPPVILNATGPELVGVKETAKKLGVLFGKDPIFTGEENGDAYLINASKAHSVFGYPHVSLDTMIAWQAEWILAGGHDLNMPTHFEERKGSY, encoded by the coding sequence ATGTGGGATCAAGTATCTTTGGAGAAGCTTTTAACTAAGCCTTCCACTCGTCTAGTTGAGGACATAAAGAGTATGAAGGGTGACATTATGATATTGGGTGCTGGAGGCAAGATGGGACCTTCTGTTTGCCTCATGGCCCAGCATGCTATCAATGAAGCCAAGCTTGATAAAAAGGTATATGCGGTTTCTCGGTTTACCAACCAGGAGAAACGTTCTCAACTGGAAAGGGAAGGCGTAGTTGTTCTCTCTTGTGATTTGCAGAAAAAAGATGATCTACAAGCTTTGCCTGAGGTTGAGAATATCATCTTTATGGCAGGCAGGAAATTTGGTACGGATGGAAATGAATGGCAAACATGGGGAATGAATGCAGTAGTCCCCACGTTGGTTTGTGAGCGTTTCAAGAAGTCACGGTTTGTTGTGTTCTCTTCAGGGAATATCTATCCATTGGTAACGGCTTCCAGCGGAGGTGCGAGCGAGAGCACGCCTTGTAGACCCCTTGGAGAGTATCCCCAAAGCTGTCTTGCTAGAGAGCGGATTTTTGAATATTACGCAAAAACCTGTGGTACGAAGGTACTGATTTATAGATTGAGTTATGCGATTGCTCTTGAGTATGGCGTAATAAGTGACATTGCCCGCAAGGTTTATAATCAGATTCCCCTTGATTTAGGTAATGGTTGTTTCAACTGTATTTGGCAGGCAGACGCCAATGAGTATGCTATTAGGTCCTTGCTTCTTGCCGACAATCCTCCCGTGATTCTTAATGCTACAGGTCCCGAGTTGGTAGGGGTCAAAGAGACTGCGAAGAAGCTCGGTGTCCTGTTTGGAAAGGACCCGATCTTTACCGGAGAAGAGAATGGTGATGCATATCTTATAAATGCATCAAAAGCCCATAGTGTATTTGGGTATCCTCATGTCAGCCTCGATACCATGATTGCATGGCAAGCTGAATGGATACTCGCAGGCGGCCATGATTTGAACATGCCGACGCATTTTGAGGAAAGGAAGGGGAGTTACTAA
- a CDS encoding amidohydrolase, with the protein MQDEIRTILNYNKDTIMLFGSTLLAHPELGYEEFFSSAFIESAYRKMGLPIENKLARTGLKARIEGKTHEITVCILSELDAVISPSNQFAAESGEAHACGHSTQSTQVYAAALALNTLKEQLDGDVVCMAVPAEEFLDLQHRLELQKQGSIAYLSGKQELIHLGAFDDVDMVIMIHSQPENPSYDVFVGGGSLGFTAKHIQFIGKEAHGAAPFKGVNALQAANLAMAGMNANRETFSEEERIRIHPILTKGGDVVNTVPSDVRMETYVRGSCKQAIDKGCNVVDRCVQAGASMMGAEVKVKTIPGYLPLKQDSNLSTLFASIAKDVQGIGDVVWGKDMIGSTDMGDLAQLKPCIQPTMGGFIGEAHSKEFCMVDAWESYRLGGELLAELVLALLTNGACQAKQVRDSFIPSMDRETYLVHLQAQGGR; encoded by the coding sequence ATGCAAGATGAAATTAGAACCATCCTAAACTACAATAAAGATACAATTATGCTATTTGGTTCCACATTGCTAGCTCATCCGGAGCTTGGTTATGAGGAGTTTTTCAGCAGTGCTTTTATTGAATCTGCCTATCGAAAAATGGGACTTCCTATAGAAAACAAACTTGCACGAACGGGTCTTAAAGCTAGAATCGAAGGTAAAACGCACGAAATTACCGTATGTATCCTGTCTGAGCTTGATGCAGTTATAAGCCCCTCCAACCAATTTGCAGCAGAAAGTGGAGAGGCCCATGCCTGTGGTCATAGCACGCAATCTACTCAAGTCTATGCTGCGGCTCTTGCTCTCAATACTTTGAAGGAACAACTAGACGGTGATGTCGTTTGTATGGCTGTTCCCGCTGAAGAGTTTCTTGATCTCCAGCATCGGTTGGAATTACAAAAGCAGGGTAGCATTGCCTATCTTTCCGGTAAACAAGAGCTCATCCATCTTGGCGCTTTCGACGATGTCGATATGGTAATTATGATTCATTCACAACCCGAAAATCCATCGTACGATGTATTTGTCGGGGGTGGCAGTTTAGGCTTTACAGCCAAGCATATTCAGTTTATCGGTAAAGAAGCCCACGGGGCAGCCCCTTTCAAAGGCGTTAATGCATTGCAAGCCGCTAATCTGGCAATGGCTGGAATGAATGCAAATAGAGAGACTTTCTCAGAAGAAGAACGTATACGGATTCATCCGATTTTGACAAAGGGTGGAGATGTTGTGAATACGGTACCTTCGGATGTTCGTATGGAAACCTACGTACGAGGATCATGCAAACAAGCCATAGATAAAGGTTGTAATGTTGTTGACCGGTGTGTTCAAGCCGGAGCATCCATGATGGGGGCTGAGGTTAAGGTTAAAACCATCCCTGGATACCTCCCACTCAAACAAGACAGCAACCTGAGTACCCTCTTTGCATCCATAGCAAAGGATGTACAAGGAATCGGTGATGTTGTTTGGGGAAAAGATATGATCGGTTCTACCGATATGGGGGATCTCGCTCAGCTCAAGCCTTGTATCCAACCAACAATGGGTGGCTTTATTGGTGAAGCTCATTCAAAGGAATTTTGTATGGTTGATGCATGGGAAAGTTATCGGCTTGGAGGCGAGTTGCTTGCCGAGCTGGTTCTGGCGCTACTTACCAATGGCGCTTGCCAAGCAAAACAAGTTCGAGATTCCTTTATCCCAAGTATGGATAGAGAGACGTATCTGGTACATCTGCAAGCACAAGGAGGAAGATAA